The following coding sequences lie in one Listeria ivanovii subsp. londoniensis genomic window:
- a CDS encoding ROK family transcriptional regulator has protein sequence MALPRDLKELNKRHIKSILRQRGAMTKAEIAEITDLSVVTVNKLIRALEEDDEIIEQDSSVVTGGRRAISYKINPNFQQILVVSLQEKWKKITYSFSVYNLLGEVEFVEDMSGEDLDIHALKRNIKDHVCAFPKISCIVIGVPGIEIGGRLRAMDFPLLLNVHLRETLESEVNLPVLVETDTNAAILGYKNRPVTENNIVGLYYPERFPPGAGLLMNGEILKGKNGLAGEIKYIPLQIDWDNFDFSVDKIKEHIRKMVLLTMSFYDPETIVIYTNFYFGQKDFMEELTLSLAEIYPYARLPKILLSRKFTTDYRIGLFAFGIDYLENNLTDWRI, from the coding sequence ATGGCACTTCCACGTGATTTGAAAGAATTGAATAAGCGACATATCAAATCGATTTTACGTCAGCGGGGCGCGATGACGAAAGCAGAAATTGCAGAAATAACAGACCTAAGTGTGGTTACAGTGAACAAGTTAATACGCGCTTTAGAAGAAGATGACGAAATTATCGAGCAAGATAGTTCAGTTGTAACTGGCGGAAGAAGGGCAATTTCATACAAAATTAATCCGAATTTCCAACAAATTTTGGTCGTTAGTTTACAAGAAAAATGGAAGAAAATCACTTATTCTTTTTCTGTATATAATTTGTTAGGCGAAGTAGAGTTTGTGGAAGATATGTCGGGGGAAGATTTAGATATACATGCGCTGAAAAGAAATATTAAAGACCATGTTTGTGCTTTCCCTAAGATTTCTTGTATTGTAATCGGTGTTCCTGGAATTGAAATTGGTGGGAGACTGCGGGCGATGGATTTTCCGCTACTTTTGAATGTACATTTGCGAGAAACATTGGAATCAGAAGTGAATTTACCGGTGCTTGTGGAGACTGATACGAATGCAGCAATTTTAGGTTATAAAAATCGACCTGTCACAGAAAATAACATTGTTGGGCTTTATTACCCAGAACGCTTTCCTCCAGGTGCTGGCTTACTCATGAATGGGGAGATTTTAAAAGGAAAGAATGGACTTGCGGGTGAAATTAAGTATATACCATTGCAAATTGATTGGGATAACTTTGATTTTTCAGTGGACAAGATTAAAGAACATATACGCAAAATGGTTCTACTCACAATGAGTTTTTATGATCCAGAAACGATTGTTATCTATACGAACTTTTATTTCGGGCAAAAAGATTTTATGGAGGAATTGACACTTAGTTTAGCGGAGATATACCCATATGCAAGACTACCTAAAATTCTATTATCGCGAAAATTTACGACAGACTATCGAATAGGCTTATTTGCTTTTGGGATTGATTATCTAGAGAATAATTTGACGGACTGGAGAATATAA
- a CDS encoding 6-phospho-beta-glucosidase codes for MTKGIKIATIGGGSSYTPELIEGFIKRQDELPVRELWLVDVEAGREKLEIVGNLAKRMVKKAGVNMEIHLTLDREEALKDADFVTTQLRVGLLDARVKDERIPNSYGVVGQETNGPGGMFKGLRTIPVILDICKDMERLCPDAWLINFANPAGMVTEAVLRYSNQKKVVGLCNGPIGIERNIADTLGVDVSEIYVEFVGLNHMVFAKTVYHNGKDVTKDVVFKMTEDEAGSSLKNINATGWDKTFLRTLNMIPIDYLRYYWQTKQQLEDQARAYAEHGTRAEVVKKVEAELFELYKQEELAEKPKQLEQRGGAYYSEAACNLINSIYNDKRDIQIVNTRNNGAILDIDPDSAVETNCVITRQGPIPLASGRLPIAINGIIQEIKTFERLTAEAAVTGDYDKALLAMTINPLTPSESVAREMLDELLEAHKEYLPNFFK; via the coding sequence ATGACTAAAGGTATTAAAATCGCAACTATTGGTGGCGGCTCAAGTTATACACCCGAATTAATTGAAGGATTTATTAAACGTCAAGATGAATTACCAGTTCGCGAATTATGGTTAGTAGACGTAGAAGCTGGCCGTGAAAAACTAGAAATCGTTGGTAATCTTGCAAAACGTATGGTGAAAAAAGCTGGCGTTAACATGGAAATACATTTAACACTTGATCGTGAAGAAGCTTTAAAAGATGCTGATTTCGTTACAACTCAATTACGTGTCGGTTTATTAGATGCACGTGTAAAAGATGAACGTATTCCGAATTCTTATGGCGTTGTTGGTCAAGAAACAAACGGACCAGGCGGCATGTTCAAAGGTCTTCGTACAATTCCAGTAATTTTGGATATTTGTAAAGATATGGAACGCCTTTGCCCAGATGCTTGGTTAATTAACTTTGCTAACCCAGCTGGAATGGTAACAGAAGCAGTTCTTCGTTATAGTAACCAAAAGAAAGTAGTTGGCTTATGTAACGGACCAATCGGCATCGAACGTAATATCGCTGACACGCTCGGTGTAGATGTTTCCGAAATTTACGTTGAATTCGTTGGTTTAAACCACATGGTATTCGCAAAAACCGTTTATCATAATGGCAAAGATGTAACAAAAGATGTTGTTTTCAAAATGACAGAAGATGAAGCTGGCTCAAGCCTGAAAAATATTAACGCAACTGGTTGGGACAAAACGTTCTTACGTACACTTAACATGATTCCAATCGACTACTTGCGCTACTACTGGCAAACAAAACAACAACTGGAAGACCAAGCTCGTGCATATGCGGAACATGGTACTCGTGCAGAAGTTGTTAAAAAAGTAGAAGCAGAACTATTCGAACTTTATAAACAAGAAGAACTTGCTGAAAAACCAAAACAACTAGAACAACGTGGCGGTGCTTATTATAGTGAAGCTGCATGTAACTTAATCAACTCGATTTACAACGACAAACGCGATATTCAAATCGTTAATACTCGTAATAACGGAGCAATCCTTGATATCGACCCTGATTCCGCAGTAGAAACAAACTGTGTTATCACTCGCCAAGGACCAATTCCACTAGCAAGCGGACGCCTTCCAATCGCTATCAACGGAATCATTCAAGAAATCAAGACTTTTGAACGTTTAACAGCAGAAGCAGCAGTAACTGGGGATTATGACAAAGCACTACTTGCGATGACAATCAACCCGTTAACTCCGAGCGAATCCGTTGCCCGCGAAATGCTGGATGAACTTTTAGAAGCCCACAAAGAATACTTGCCAAATTTCTTTAAATAA
- a CDS encoding SulP family inorganic anion transporter: MFKYILLSLNGYKASYLRNDVISGVGVAALTIPVAMGYAQVAGMPPIYGLYASFLPVIAYVIFASSPQLVFGIDATASAITGSIILGTAGLAAGSKEAIALAPILAFFCAIFLVLFSILRLGRFAKYISAPVLSGFISGLSVSIIMGQIPKIMGLKESGDSFFSSLSIIFGQFFQSNWLSLTMGLVTIIIVITSKKLIPKIPMSLIVLIIGTLAAYYFKLDQSGVDIVGKIPVGFPSLGLPDFGASSWALAIGGGLICAIATFAGSLLPSESFALRNKYTIDDNRELFSYGISNFVASISGCPPTSASVSRTAANEQFHGKTQMVSIVAATIIALIVAFLSGLLYYMPQPVLSGIVFAALVGIIDIDVLKGLFKVSHREATVWIVAAVGTLLVGVIFGVLLGIVLSFINVISRSMKSPIAILGVIEGRHGYFDLKRKPEAKPIPNVVIYRYSASLFFGNFNKFADGLKNAVQDDTKLVIFESSAIINIDTTATEELKDLLKWLDDKDIEYYFADLIDHLKTSFRKHELGYIIDNGYTKKTVEDALDAFYNKK; this comes from the coding sequence ATGTTTAAATACATCTTACTATCACTAAATGGGTATAAAGCATCCTATTTACGAAATGATGTTATTTCAGGTGTTGGTGTTGCGGCTCTTACTATTCCCGTAGCCATGGGTTATGCACAAGTCGCAGGCATGCCACCGATTTATGGGTTATACGCATCTTTCCTACCAGTTATTGCGTATGTTATTTTTGCAAGTTCGCCACAATTAGTATTTGGAATTGACGCTACCGCTAGTGCCATTACCGGTTCAATCATTTTAGGGACGGCTGGTCTTGCTGCTGGTTCAAAAGAGGCCATTGCACTTGCGCCTATACTTGCTTTCTTTTGTGCAATATTTTTAGTGCTTTTTTCTATATTAAGACTCGGCCGATTTGCAAAATATATTTCAGCACCAGTTCTTAGTGGATTCATTTCAGGACTTAGCGTTTCCATTATTATGGGCCAGATTCCTAAGATAATGGGCCTAAAAGAGAGTGGAGATAGTTTTTTCTCTAGTTTAAGCATTATTTTTGGTCAATTTTTCCAATCGAATTGGCTTTCACTAACAATGGGTCTTGTTACAATTATCATTGTCATCACTAGTAAAAAATTAATCCCCAAAATTCCTATGTCATTAATTGTTTTAATCATTGGAACACTAGCAGCTTATTACTTTAAACTTGATCAGTCAGGCGTTGATATTGTTGGTAAAATACCAGTAGGCTTCCCTTCACTTGGACTTCCAGATTTTGGCGCAAGTTCTTGGGCTTTAGCAATTGGTGGCGGGTTAATTTGTGCAATTGCCACATTTGCTGGTTCGCTTCTACCCAGTGAAAGCTTTGCACTACGGAATAAATATACGATTGACGATAATCGAGAACTATTTTCTTACGGTATTTCAAATTTCGTCGCATCCATTTCCGGTTGTCCGCCGACAAGTGCAAGTGTGTCAAGAACTGCTGCTAACGAACAATTCCACGGGAAGACACAAATGGTTTCGATTGTTGCAGCCACAATTATTGCACTTATTGTTGCCTTTTTAAGTGGCTTACTTTACTATATGCCACAACCAGTCTTGTCTGGTATTGTTTTTGCAGCACTAGTTGGTATTATTGATATCGATGTTCTAAAAGGGTTATTCAAAGTCTCTCATCGTGAAGCAACTGTTTGGATTGTTGCAGCAGTTGGAACACTCCTAGTTGGTGTTATTTTCGGTGTATTACTTGGAATCGTGTTATCATTCATTAATGTAATAAGTCGTTCGATGAAATCTCCTATTGCTATTTTAGGTGTCATCGAAGGCCGACATGGTTACTTCGATTTAAAACGCAAACCAGAAGCGAAACCAATTCCAAATGTGGTTATTTATCGTTATAGCGCTTCCCTTTTCTTCGGAAATTTTAATAAATTCGCTGACGGCTTAAAGAATGCTGTCCAAGATGATACAAAACTAGTAATTTTTGAGTCTAGTGCGATTATTAATATTGATACCACAGCTACCGAAGAGTTAAAAGACTTACTTAAATGGCTCGACGATAAAGACATTGAATATTACTTCGCTGACTTAATTGATCATTTAAAAACGAGCTTTAGAAAACATGAGCTTGGTTATATTATTGATAATGGCTATACGAAGAAAACCGTAGAAGATGCACTTGATGCTTTTTATAATAAAAAATAA
- a CDS encoding MurR/RpiR family transcriptional regulator, with amino-acid sequence MLFLDKNLELNDTELDIYNYIVANLDKVVYMRIRDLATEAHVSTTTILRFCRKFGCNGFSEFRVKLQLYLEEQKLAQIDMADETTYIDFLKRTAQPEFKAQIQNAVRILRDRELVLFAGVGSSGVIAEYGAIYFSSLFTLALHIEDPLNHPFYHLSSKLSAKICMIAISVEGENKDIIRYIHQLKAQNCKVISITNSAKSTIARLSDANIAYYINKEMYQEANITSQLPALYTIENIAREIRTQIDQEKR; translated from the coding sequence ATGCTTTTTTTAGATAAAAATTTAGAATTAAATGATACGGAATTAGATATTTATAATTATATTGTGGCGAATTTAGATAAAGTGGTTTACATGCGGATTCGTGATTTAGCGACCGAGGCACACGTTAGTACGACAACGATTCTGCGGTTTTGTCGAAAATTCGGTTGTAACGGCTTTTCAGAATTCCGTGTGAAGTTACAACTTTACTTGGAGGAACAAAAATTGGCGCAAATTGATATGGCAGACGAGACAACCTATATTGATTTTTTGAAGCGAACCGCACAACCGGAATTTAAAGCACAAATTCAAAATGCTGTTCGAATTCTTCGCGACCGGGAATTGGTGTTATTTGCAGGCGTCGGTTCTTCGGGTGTAATTGCGGAATATGGTGCAATTTATTTTTCATCGTTATTTACATTAGCGCTACATATTGAAGATCCGCTTAATCATCCGTTTTATCATTTATCAAGCAAATTATCAGCTAAAATTTGTATGATTGCGATATCGGTTGAAGGAGAGAATAAAGATATTATTCGTTATATTCACCAATTAAAAGCGCAAAATTGCAAAGTTATTTCAATCACAAATAGCGCAAAATCAACCATTGCCCGGCTTTCTGATGCGAACATTGCTTACTATATTAATAAAGAAATGTACCAAGAAGCGAATATTACTTCTCAATTACCTGCGCTTTACACAATTGAAAATATTGCCCGGGAAATAAGGACACAAATTGATCAAGAAAAACGCTAA
- a CDS encoding DHA2 family efflux MFS transporter permease subunit, with product MQQERAMERKIRPIPIIASFLMAGFIGLFSETALNMALSDLIQVFDISSATVQWLTTGYLLTLGILVPISGLLLQWFTTRGLFFTAVSFSIAGTLIAAISPTFAMLMVGRVVQAVGTALLLPLMFNTILLIFPEHKRGSAMGMIGLVIMFAPAVGPTISGLILENLTWNWIFWISLPFLIIALLFGIKYMQNVSVVTKPKIDILSIILSTLGFGGVVFAFSSAGENGWGSATVLTAIIVGGISLALFVWRQLTMEKPLMDLKVFKYPMFTLGLILVFISFMMILSTMILLPLYLQNSLALAAFSAGLVLLPGGVLNGLMSPFTGRLFDAYGPRALVIPGFVVAVIALFFLTRIETDTTALTIIILHSVLMIGISMVMMPAQTNGLNQLPRKLYPDGTAIMNTLQQVSGAIGTAVAITIMTAGQKAYMETAQGAGPEEMVASLTAGIQNAFVFGLIMACIGLVCSLFIRKAK from the coding sequence ATGCAGCAAGAAAGAGCAATGGAGCGGAAGATTCGGCCGATTCCAATTATTGCCTCATTTTTGATGGCAGGATTTATTGGGTTATTTAGTGAAACGGCATTAAATATGGCGCTTAGTGATTTGATACAGGTGTTTGATATTAGTTCAGCAACAGTGCAGTGGCTTACAACTGGTTACTTATTAACGCTTGGAATATTAGTACCGATTTCCGGATTACTTTTACAATGGTTTACAACTCGTGGATTATTTTTTACAGCAGTAAGCTTTTCGATTGCTGGGACACTAATTGCAGCAATCTCACCAACGTTTGCAATGTTAATGGTAGGGCGTGTAGTACAAGCAGTAGGTACAGCACTATTATTACCATTAATGTTTAATACCATTTTATTAATCTTCCCAGAGCATAAACGTGGCTCTGCGATGGGAATGATTGGGCTAGTTATTATGTTTGCGCCGGCTGTTGGTCCGACCATTTCTGGACTGATTTTGGAAAACCTAACATGGAATTGGATTTTCTGGATTTCTTTACCATTCTTAATTATCGCATTATTATTTGGAATTAAATATATGCAAAATGTTTCGGTTGTAACAAAGCCGAAAATTGATATTTTATCGATTATTCTTTCTACACTAGGATTTGGTGGGGTTGTATTTGCCTTTAGTAGTGCAGGAGAAAATGGCTGGGGTAGCGCAACAGTTCTAACAGCAATTATTGTTGGTGGAATTTCACTTGCTTTATTTGTATGGCGCCAACTGACAATGGAAAAACCGTTAATGGACTTAAAAGTTTTTAAATATCCGATGTTCACACTAGGACTTATTTTGGTATTTATTAGTTTCATGATGATCCTTTCGACGATGATTCTACTTCCGCTTTACTTGCAAAATAGTTTAGCACTCGCAGCATTTTCGGCGGGACTTGTTTTGCTTCCGGGTGGAGTATTAAATGGTTTGATGTCGCCATTTACTGGTCGGTTGTTTGATGCGTATGGCCCGCGCGCACTTGTTATTCCAGGGTTTGTAGTCGCTGTTATTGCGTTATTCTTTTTAACGAGAATTGAAACAGATACGACGGCATTGACAATTATCATACTTCATTCGGTGTTGATGATTGGGATTTCGATGGTCATGATGCCTGCGCAAACCAATGGATTAAATCAACTGCCTCGTAAGTTATATCCAGATGGCACAGCGATTATGAATACGTTGCAGCAAGTTTCTGGAGCAATTGGAACGGCTGTCGCAATCACGATTATGACAGCTGGACAAAAGGCTTACATGGAAACCGCGCAAGGAGCTGGACCGGAAGAAATGGTTGCATCACTTACAGCCGGAATCCAAAACGCCTTTGTTTTCGGATTAATTATGGCGTGTATTGGCCTTGTTTGCTCGTTATTTATTCGAAAAGCAAAATAA
- a CDS encoding class I mannose-6-phosphate isomerase has protein sequence MRNNEMRYNHSPTTTVKGDFKTWTGFQTICLELSTVLAKYSKKNTVLVIETYPGVRIETLRAALDKYFEGATIFCADDFAMNGQEIQEKFAMLITEDRVFGRMAAIKVEDYYEKSKLELLRNKLTVTEGLTIVFGTGASLAVEADLTVYVDVARWEIQQRMRSGEIGNWNDTNLDEDILRKYKRGFFLDWRAADRLKVELFDKIDYYVDDNELNNPKMVHWSAYCSALEQMLQGPFRFVPYFDPGVWGGQWMKKNLGLDAKASNFAWAFDGVAEENSLYLQFGEVRVETPAINAVLKYPMELLGELVYSRFGAELPIRFDFLDTMDGQNLSLQVHPNKEYIKKQFGMDYTQEESYYLLDAKNDAVVYLGMKDGVKPTEFIGALEEAQTGEVSLDAARYINTIPAKKHDHFLIPSGTVHCSGADSMILEISLCAYIFTFKLWDWGRLGLDAKPRPVHIDHGEKVINWNRPEKWVAENLVNQLEPLIKTKTHTKERTGLYKTEQIYTERDWFTDFVDYDNSEQTVNMLNLVEGDKVVVESLDDSFEAFEVHYVETFVIPAQIKRFRISNVGESERVAILRARIM, from the coding sequence ATGAGAAATAATGAAATGAGATATAATCACTCTCCAACTACAACAGTGAAAGGTGATTTTAAAACTTGGACGGGATTTCAAACTATCTGTTTAGAACTTTCAACTGTGCTAGCTAAGTATTCTAAAAAAAATACTGTATTAGTAATAGAGACTTATCCAGGAGTTCGTATTGAAACGCTGAGAGCTGCCTTGGATAAATATTTTGAAGGAGCAACCATTTTCTGTGCGGATGATTTTGCGATGAATGGTCAGGAAATTCAGGAAAAATTTGCTATGTTGATAACAGAAGACCGTGTTTTCGGACGAATGGCAGCAATTAAGGTGGAGGATTACTATGAAAAATCAAAGTTAGAGCTGTTGCGGAATAAGCTAACTGTTACAGAGGGTTTGACAATTGTTTTTGGAACAGGAGCAAGTTTGGCAGTAGAGGCAGATTTGACGGTTTATGTGGATGTTGCGCGCTGGGAGATTCAGCAACGAATGCGTTCAGGTGAAATTGGTAATTGGAATGATACAAACTTAGATGAGGATATTTTGCGGAAATATAAACGAGGTTTTTTCTTGGATTGGCGAGCAGCAGATCGATTAAAAGTAGAGTTATTTGACAAAATTGATTATTATGTGGACGATAATGAGCTGAATAATCCCAAAATGGTACACTGGTCGGCATACTGTTCAGCACTAGAACAGATGCTGCAAGGACCATTTCGCTTTGTACCGTATTTTGACCCAGGAGTATGGGGCGGACAATGGATGAAGAAAAACTTGGGCTTGGACGCAAAGGCTAGTAATTTTGCTTGGGCATTTGATGGGGTTGCAGAGGAGAATAGCTTGTATTTGCAGTTTGGAGAGGTTCGTGTGGAGACTCCAGCAATCAACGCAGTATTGAAATATCCAATGGAACTACTAGGCGAACTAGTATACAGCAGATTTGGTGCGGAATTACCGATTCGGTTTGATTTTCTGGATACGATGGATGGACAGAACCTTAGCTTGCAAGTACATCCCAATAAGGAATATATTAAAAAGCAGTTTGGAATGGATTATACGCAGGAGGAGAGCTATTATTTATTAGATGCGAAGAATGATGCAGTTGTTTACTTGGGTATGAAAGACGGTGTTAAACCAACTGAGTTTATAGGTGCACTGGAAGAAGCGCAAACAGGAGAAGTTTCGCTGGATGCAGCGCGCTATATCAATACAATTCCAGCTAAAAAACATGACCATTTTTTAATACCATCGGGAACAGTTCATTGTTCGGGTGCTGATTCGATGATTTTAGAAATAAGCTTGTGTGCGTACATTTTTACTTTTAAACTGTGGGATTGGGGACGATTAGGACTAGATGCGAAACCACGACCAGTGCATATTGACCACGGCGAAAAAGTGATTAACTGGAATCGTCCTGAAAAATGGGTGGCAGAAAATTTAGTGAATCAGTTGGAACCTTTAATTAAGACGAAGACCCATACAAAGGAACGTACAGGATTGTACAAAACAGAACAAATTTATACTGAGCGAGACTGGTTTACGGATTTTGTCGATTACGATAATTCAGAACAAACCGTGAATATGTTGAATTTGGTTGAAGGAGATAAAGTTGTGGTAGAAAGTTTGGATGACAGCTTTGAAGCCTTTGAAGTTCATTATGTGGAAACATTCGTAATCCCAGCGCAGATAAAAAGATTTAGGATTAGTAATGTTGGAGAAAGCGAGCGAGTTGCTATTTTAAGAGCTCGAATTATGTGA
- a CDS encoding MurR/RpiR family transcriptional regulator: protein MKSGIVQLQAMAKQSMGSYQDIAKYIIANAETVKTMHITRLAEACFTSPATIVRMCKKLGYKGFTDFKQDLVLNLHKWFFEKQEVYNRGYIYPNKAAIEIGEVITNLTINGMIKSVQFLDSELVTDLAKILYEAEQIDFYGCGISNLVAQDFSYRFLRSGKSTSAFADSHIQISQAQQSGAGCVAVGISYSGETQEVITALEIAKQLGAYTISFTSEEDNSLAQVAACNITVAQIEHPEGYVAAASRIEMLHVMDIIYSVYISTYDETIAAKIARTRPYFKKKNEDMEQD, encoded by the coding sequence ATGAAGTCAGGAATTGTGCAATTGCAAGCAATGGCCAAGCAATCTATGGGGTCCTATCAAGATATTGCAAAATACATCATAGCAAATGCAGAAACAGTGAAAACGATGCATATTACACGATTAGCTGAAGCGTGTTTTACAAGTCCGGCAACCATTGTGCGAATGTGTAAAAAGCTTGGTTATAAAGGCTTCACCGATTTTAAACAAGACCTTGTGTTGAATTTACATAAATGGTTTTTTGAGAAGCAGGAAGTATATAATCGAGGTTATATTTATCCAAATAAGGCCGCAATTGAAATTGGAGAAGTTATTACAAACTTAACAATAAATGGCATGATTAAAAGTGTGCAATTTCTGGATTCAGAGCTGGTAACTGATTTGGCAAAAATACTATATGAAGCAGAACAGATTGATTTTTATGGTTGCGGAATTTCCAATCTTGTCGCACAAGATTTTTCCTATCGTTTTTTACGTTCAGGAAAAAGTACGAGTGCATTTGCAGATTCGCATATTCAAATTTCACAAGCGCAACAATCTGGCGCGGGATGTGTCGCTGTTGGAATTTCGTATAGTGGAGAAACTCAAGAGGTGATAACAGCATTGGAGATTGCCAAACAGCTGGGTGCATACACGATTTCATTTACATCGGAGGAAGATAATAGTTTGGCACAAGTAGCTGCTTGTAATATTACTGTTGCTCAGATTGAACACCCAGAAGGCTATGTTGCAGCAGCTTCACGTATCGAAATGTTGCACGTAATGGATATTATTTATTCCGTTTATATTAGTACATACGACGAAACCATCGCAGCGAAAATAGCACGAACAAGACCTTATTTCAAAAAGAAAAATGAGGATATGGAGCAAGATTAG
- a CDS encoding glycoside hydrolase family 125 protein, giving the protein MLSERNGGILENNTSLDKELMGDDTYIRLQQITAEIVKEAASDNTELATLIDGAIDQILQQGNLSEKLQRMFRKCMLNTITTTLVQKQDDSAFLITGDIPAMWLRDSGGQLRVFLNLDDPSGKLYDVIRAVIRQQFRYVQLDPYTNAFNFTGNGNSWSDIDRSERKNPWSWERKYELDSLCFPVELAYFYWKRTKRVDLFDEDFLTAVKVLIDVFRVEQHHEEKSEYFFIRDNGIEQDSLPNQGRGTKVGYTGMIWSGFRPSDDACEYGYLLPANMFAVVILGYLEEIMTTFYPEERVLLTTITKIKEEVQQGIEKFGIIDHPTHGKIYAYEVDGLGNSNLMDDTGVPSLLSLPYIKYCDTDEAIYQNTRRFSLSKDNQYYFEGAAAKGLGSPHTPPEYVWHMGLAIQGLTSTDQTECQELLCLFETTDAGTDLTHEGFLADDPTIYTRDWFSWSNSIFCEFILKEMGKLKL; this is encoded by the coding sequence TTGTTAAGTGAAAGGAATGGTGGGATTTTGGAAAATAATACAAGTCTAGATAAGGAACTGATGGGAGACGATACGTATATACGGTTACAGCAAATTACAGCAGAAATTGTAAAAGAAGCTGCAAGTGATAATACTGAACTTGCAACATTAATTGATGGAGCGATAGATCAAATTTTGCAGCAGGGAAATTTATCCGAGAAGTTGCAAAGAATGTTTCGAAAATGCATGCTAAATACGATTACAACCACACTTGTGCAAAAACAAGATGATTCGGCCTTTTTAATTACAGGCGATATACCAGCGATGTGGTTGCGTGACTCGGGAGGTCAATTGCGTGTATTTCTAAATTTAGATGATCCAAGTGGGAAGCTATATGATGTGATTCGAGCGGTAATTAGGCAACAGTTTCGTTATGTCCAGCTTGATCCATATACAAATGCATTTAATTTTACTGGAAATGGCAACAGTTGGAGCGATATAGACCGAAGTGAACGAAAGAATCCTTGGAGCTGGGAACGGAAATATGAACTTGATTCCCTTTGTTTCCCAGTAGAGCTTGCTTATTTTTATTGGAAGCGGACAAAACGAGTAGATTTATTTGATGAGGATTTTCTGACAGCTGTTAAAGTATTAATAGATGTATTTCGCGTGGAACAGCATCATGAAGAAAAGTCCGAGTACTTCTTTATTCGAGATAATGGTATTGAACAAGACAGTTTGCCAAATCAGGGGCGAGGAACTAAAGTTGGTTATACTGGCATGATTTGGTCAGGTTTTCGTCCTAGTGATGATGCTTGTGAATATGGTTATTTGTTACCAGCAAACATGTTTGCCGTCGTAATCCTTGGCTATTTGGAAGAAATAATGACAACTTTTTATCCAGAGGAAAGAGTGTTATTAACCACGATAACAAAAATCAAAGAAGAGGTACAACAAGGCATTGAAAAATTTGGTATTATTGACCACCCCACACATGGAAAAATATATGCCTATGAGGTGGATGGTTTAGGGAATAGCAATCTTATGGATGATACAGGTGTTCCAAGCCTGCTTTCCTTACCATATATAAAATATTGCGATACAGATGAAGCTATTTATCAAAATACACGTCGTTTCTCTCTATCAAAGGATAATCAATATTATTTTGAAGGTGCAGCCGCAAAAGGATTAGGAAGTCCTCACACGCCTCCCGAGTACGTTTGGCATATGGGATTAGCGATTCAAGGGTTGACTTCAACGGATCAAACTGAATGTCAGGAGTTGCTATGTTTATTTGAAACAACAGATGCTGGAACAGATCTTACACACGAAGGTTTTCTGGCAGATGATCCAACTATCTATACGAGAGATTGGTTTTCTTGGTCCAACTCGATATTTTGTGAATTTATTTTAAAAGAAATGGGAAAATTAAAGCTATAA